In a genomic window of Acidilobus saccharovorans 345-15:
- a CDS encoding FAD-binding oxidoreductase has product MQRLEDKVGEAVRLLRDELGDDKVITDPNVVMLYSREPDGLAHQANAVVFPSTPDEVSRVVATSYSYEVPIYPQGSSSSLSGNAVPLKGGLVLSLERMSSILDVSLADSVADVEPGVRIDDLNVELSKVGYMFPVDPASQAVATVGGAINNGAGGMRGAKYGTMRDWVNGLEVVLADESGTRLWLGCRTVKCREGYDLVRLIVGSEGTLAVVTRAALRIAPLPEKVVTALAFFDDIGSLMKAYMAIKTSRVQPYIAEFMDAPTVRLASQAVSLPFEASSNMFLVSLESTPESSERHLRWLEGVMRSSGARNVYTADNDKDAEPLYQLRRSLFPAQVNMFRRPGRPFQLLIEDIVVPPSRVPEAIRELRALDDKYGLTSSLGGHIGDGNLHPAIGFDPTDPESTKVALQWFDDVVDIALRLGGAVSAEHGIGVIKREALRRAVGDRQLELMRSIKAAFDPRGILNPGKLF; this is encoded by the coding sequence GTGCAGCGGTTGGAGGACAAGGTAGGCGAGGCTGTCAGGCTGCTAAGGGATGAACTCGGCGACGACAAAGTTATAACTGACCCCAACGTGGTGATGCTGTACTCAAGGGAGCCTGACGGGCTGGCCCACCAGGCCAACGCAGTCGTCTTCCCCTCCACGCCTGACGAGGTCAGCAGGGTAGTGGCGACCAGCTACTCCTATGAGGTCCCGATATACCCGCAGGGAAGCTCTAGCAGCCTCTCGGGAAACGCAGTACCCTTGAAGGGAGGGCTCGTGCTGAGCCTTGAGAGGATGTCGTCAATACTTGACGTCAGCCTGGCGGACTCCGTCGCTGACGTTGAGCCTGGGGTCAGGATAGATGACCTGAACGTCGAGCTCTCAAAGGTTGGCTACATGTTTCCAGTAGACCCGGCCAGCCAGGCGGTTGCAACCGTGGGAGGGGCTATAAACAACGGGGCCGGCGGCATGAGGGGGGCAAAGTACGGCACCATGAGGGACTGGGTCAACGGCCTTGAGGTGGTTCTGGCCGACGAGTCCGGCACGAGGCTCTGGCTCGGGTGCCGCACAGTTAAGTGCAGGGAGGGCTACGACCTGGTAAGGCTCATAGTTGGCAGTGAGGGCACGCTGGCCGTCGTGACTAGGGCTGCCCTCAGGATAGCGCCGCTGCCCGAGAAGGTGGTGACGGCGCTTGCCTTCTTTGACGACATAGGCTCGCTGATGAAGGCTTACATGGCTATTAAGACCAGCAGGGTGCAGCCCTACATAGCCGAGTTCATGGACGCGCCTACTGTTAGGCTGGCCTCGCAGGCCGTGAGCCTCCCCTTCGAGGCCAGCAGCAACATGTTCCTGGTGAGCCTTGAGAGCACGCCGGAGAGCTCGGAGAGGCACCTCAGGTGGCTTGAGGGCGTCATGAGGTCCTCGGGGGCCAGGAACGTCTACACGGCTGATAACGATAAGGACGCCGAGCCCCTCTACCAGCTCAGGAGGTCCCTCTTCCCAGCCCAGGTCAACATGTTCAGGAGGCCTGGGAGGCCCTTCCAGCTCCTCATAGAGGACATAGTCGTGCCCCCGTCAAGGGTGCCGGAGGCCATAAGGGAGCTCAGGGCCCTTGACGACAAGTACGGCCTGACCTCGTCCCTGGGGGGCCACATTGGTGACGGCAACCTGCACCCAGCCATAGGCTTTGACCCCACGGACCCTGAGTCTACTAAGGTCGCCCTGCAGTGGTTTGACGACGTTGTTGACATAGCGCTGAGGCTGGGAGGTGCTGTGAGCGCTGAGCACGGCATTGGCGTGATAAAGAGGGAGGCGCTCAGGAGGGCGGTGGGCGACAGGCAGCTCGAGCTGATGAGGTCCATCAAGGCAGCCTTTGACCCGAGGGGCATACTAAACCCTGGGAAGCTTTTCTGA
- the glmS gene encoding glutamine--fructose-6-phosphate transaminase (isomerizing) — protein sequence MGGIFAFACRSPRDGSAILEGLRRLTYRGYDSVGVAFLDDKIEVKKAMGPADRNPGLFSFTSRVALGHTRYATRGWPTVENAHPILDCTGRVAVVMDGVIDNYEQLRSSLASRGHRLVTTTDTEVIPHLLEEGKGPGDLLSALRGTFSAAYVRSGDERVWFVQDGQPLVIGRGQDCLYLASDLPSLYGFADEAVIVPEGSYGYISASGELSVFSADGSPVQQLTSKRVKYEPGSLDKAGYPHYMLKEIYEIPEALERTTHSLMDKYLRLSGMILYGARRAFIIGNGTSLHAGMVSAYYFSSLGGMSIDVVSAAEFPYYALDSVGTGTVVLAVSQSGETSDVIRSVKMAKQRGAVIVGVTNVLGSRLALESNVYLPIGAGPELAVPATKTFTSTLVALMLLAAHVGLTAGRLSQAELNELYNDIRSFSRSLAEDMPAIDAAASKIAGELRDSRDAYVVSSGITYPVALEGALKLKEAAMLHAEGVQLGELRHGPMVLARGNYPIIVIKPREEAAEELYSRVMSELRAREAKVIEVSDSTQAALQAPRAPRPELYPIAAVAPLQLLAYRVGFERGLPIDSPPGLAKAITT from the coding sequence TTGGGAGGAATATTCGCGTTCGCCTGCAGGTCGCCTAGGGATGGCTCAGCAATACTTGAGGGGCTTAGGAGGCTGACCTACAGGGGCTATGACAGCGTCGGCGTGGCGTTCCTTGACGATAAAATTGAGGTCAAGAAGGCCATGGGCCCCGCCGACAGGAACCCTGGGCTGTTCTCGTTCACCTCGCGGGTGGCCCTGGGCCACACAAGGTACGCCACCAGGGGGTGGCCAACCGTCGAGAACGCCCACCCAATACTTGACTGCACCGGCAGGGTGGCCGTTGTAATGGATGGAGTCATAGACAACTACGAGCAGCTCCGCTCGTCGTTGGCCTCGAGGGGGCACAGGCTTGTGACAACCACGGACACTGAGGTCATACCGCACCTCCTTGAGGAGGGCAAGGGGCCCGGGGACCTTCTGAGCGCGCTCCGCGGCACGTTCTCGGCGGCCTACGTGAGGTCAGGCGACGAGAGGGTCTGGTTCGTGCAGGACGGCCAGCCCCTGGTTATAGGCAGGGGTCAGGACTGCCTGTACCTGGCCAGCGACCTGCCCAGCCTCTACGGCTTCGCCGATGAGGCGGTGATAGTGCCCGAGGGCTCCTACGGCTACATATCAGCTTCAGGCGAGCTCTCTGTCTTCAGCGCCGACGGTAGCCCTGTGCAGCAGCTCACCTCCAAGAGGGTCAAGTATGAGCCAGGCTCCCTTGACAAGGCCGGCTACCCGCACTACATGCTTAAGGAGATCTATGAGATACCTGAGGCCCTGGAGAGGACGACCCACTCGCTGATGGACAAGTACCTGAGGCTCTCTGGCATGATACTCTACGGCGCCAGGAGGGCCTTTATAATAGGCAACGGCACCAGCCTCCACGCGGGCATGGTCTCGGCCTACTACTTCTCGTCTCTTGGGGGCATGAGCATAGATGTCGTCAGCGCCGCCGAGTTCCCCTATTACGCGCTCGACAGCGTGGGCACGGGCACCGTTGTGCTGGCCGTCAGCCAGAGCGGCGAGACCAGCGACGTCATAAGGAGCGTCAAGATGGCCAAGCAGAGGGGGGCGGTGATAGTCGGGGTGACCAACGTCCTGGGCTCAAGGCTCGCCCTGGAGTCCAACGTCTACCTCCCAATAGGCGCTGGGCCTGAGCTCGCGGTGCCGGCCACTAAGACGTTCACGTCAACCCTCGTGGCCCTCATGCTGCTGGCGGCCCACGTGGGCCTCACTGCGGGCAGGCTCTCACAGGCGGAGCTAAACGAGCTCTACAACGACATAAGGTCCTTCTCCAGGTCCCTAGCCGAGGACATGCCAGCCATAGATGCGGCCGCGTCAAAGATAGCGGGGGAGCTGAGGGACTCCAGGGACGCCTACGTGGTGAGCAGCGGCATAACTTACCCCGTGGCCCTGGAGGGGGCCCTCAAGCTCAAGGAGGCCGCAATGCTCCACGCGGAGGGGGTTCAGCTCGGCGAGCTCAGGCACGGCCCCATGGTATTGGCAAGGGGCAACTACCCAATAATAGTCATAAAGCCCAGGGAGGAGGCCGCGGAGGAGCTCTACTCTAGGGTCATGTCAGAGCTGAGGGCCAGGGAGGCCAAGGTGATAGAGGTCTCCGACTCAACGCAGGCCGCCCTGCAGGCGCCCCGCGCGCCGAGGCCTGAGCTTTACCCAATAGCTGCTGTAGCGCCGCTTCAGCTCCTTGCATACAGGGTGGGCTTTGAGAGGGGGCTGCCCATAGACTCGCCGCCAGGCCTGGCCAAGGCTATAACTACGTGA
- the nagA gene encoding N-acetylglucosamine-6-phosphate deacetylase: MGSLTLRHAVILTPREVIPDGFVRIVDGAVAGVGPEPAEQGPDDVNVRGHLVAPGLVDVHIHGAGGYDVMSLKSRDLEGMAKFLACRGVTSFVPTTVSLPPEDIKRACTALISFMDSRPRGAARALGLHLEGPYISPARRGAHLAENLRAPDLGELRELLASCRGVIREVTIAPELPGAIDAIRLLSSSGVTVQLGHTDATFSQAMEALRAGATKFTHLFDAMRPFHHREPGTVGAALLSNAYVELIGDLVHVSPEAILLAYRVIGPRRLVLVSDATPAAGLPEGEYSFWGLSVVSRGGAAWIRGSNTLAGSASTLETDMANLYRVGIDISDAVGAATQNPAMSIGAHLKEGVGELRAGMRGDLVILNKELRVVASVVDGETVCGSL; this comes from the coding sequence ATGGGCAGCTTGACCCTGAGGCACGCCGTGATATTAACCCCGCGCGAGGTCATACCGGATGGCTTCGTGAGGATAGTTGACGGAGCGGTGGCGGGCGTAGGCCCCGAGCCCGCGGAGCAGGGGCCTGATGACGTCAACGTGAGGGGCCACCTGGTGGCCCCAGGCCTTGTTGATGTGCACATACACGGCGCGGGCGGCTACGACGTTATGAGCCTGAAGTCAAGGGACCTGGAGGGGATGGCCAAGTTCCTCGCCTGCAGGGGCGTGACTTCCTTTGTGCCGACAACCGTTAGCCTTCCGCCCGAGGACATAAAGAGGGCGTGCACGGCTCTAATCAGCTTCATGGACTCCAGGCCGAGGGGCGCGGCCAGGGCCCTGGGGCTTCACCTGGAGGGGCCCTACATAAGCCCTGCAAGGCGCGGCGCTCACCTCGCTGAGAACCTCAGAGCCCCGGACCTCGGGGAGCTTAGGGAGCTGCTCGCCTCGTGCAGGGGCGTTATAAGGGAGGTCACCATAGCGCCTGAGCTGCCAGGGGCCATCGACGCTATAAGGCTGTTGTCTTCCAGCGGGGTCACAGTCCAGCTGGGCCACACCGACGCGACGTTCTCCCAGGCCATGGAGGCCCTCAGGGCCGGGGCCACCAAGTTCACGCACCTCTTCGACGCCATGAGGCCCTTCCACCACAGGGAGCCGGGGACTGTGGGCGCCGCGCTGCTCAGCAACGCCTACGTTGAGCTGATAGGGGACCTGGTCCACGTCTCACCTGAGGCGATTCTCCTTGCATACAGGGTTATCGGGCCTCGCAGGCTAGTCCTAGTCTCAGACGCCACGCCAGCGGCCGGACTGCCCGAGGGGGAGTACTCGTTCTGGGGCCTCAGCGTGGTCTCAAGGGGCGGGGCCGCTTGGATCAGGGGCTCTAACACGTTAGCTGGGAGCGCCTCTACTCTGGAGACTGACATGGCCAACCTCTACAGGGTTGGGATTGACATCTCAGACGCCGTGGGGGCGGCCACCCAGAACCCAGCTATGTCAATAGGGGCTCACTTAAAGGAAGGGGTTGGGGAGCTGAGGGCTGGCATGAGAGGCGACTTAGTAATCCTCAACAAGGAGCTGAGGGTAGTGGCCTCGGTAGTTGACGGCGAGACCGTCTGCGGGAGCCTTTAA
- a CDS encoding LysE family transporter, translating into MKPFPPTGVLELQALQLIGLTVALSASGALSPGPLSAAAVVNGARQSWRAGVKMAAGHMTFELPFVVAIGLAAYELRWALSLSIVRYALGGVLGAFIVYFSAATAIDGLRMLRGGDPEVKASLASTPYVTGLALTALNPFFLLWWLTVGLVLVEAASTMGLVVGYSIMYPSHVWMDYAWLTLLSGLGYQGRRLPGRKYGLLLLALSTVMLAAGAYALMALA; encoded by the coding sequence GTGAAGCCTTTCCCACCAACAGGGGTGCTAGAGCTGCAGGCGCTCCAGCTCATAGGTCTGACCGTGGCCCTGTCTGCAAGTGGAGCGCTTTCACCTGGGCCCCTTTCGGCCGCGGCGGTGGTTAACGGCGCCAGGCAATCCTGGAGGGCGGGGGTTAAGATGGCCGCGGGCCACATGACCTTTGAGCTGCCCTTCGTGGTTGCGATAGGCCTGGCCGCCTACGAGCTCAGGTGGGCCCTCAGCCTTAGCATAGTTAGGTACGCCCTTGGAGGGGTGCTCGGGGCCTTCATAGTTTACTTCTCCGCGGCCACCGCCATTGATGGCTTGAGGATGCTCAGGGGCGGGGACCCCGAGGTGAAGGCATCGCTTGCCTCAACGCCGTACGTTACGGGCCTCGCCCTCACGGCCCTTAACCCCTTCTTCCTCCTGTGGTGGCTCACGGTAGGGCTTGTGCTCGTGGAGGCGGCGTCCACGATGGGCCTCGTGGTGGGGTACTCAATAATGTACCCGAGCCACGTTTGGATGGACTACGCCTGGCTCACCCTCCTCTCGGGCCTCGGCTACCAGGGCAGGAGGCTCCCGGGCAGGAAGTACGGCCTCCTCCTTCTGGCGCTCTCAACAGTCATGCTGGCGGCTGGAGCTTACGCGCTGATGGCCCTTGCCTAG
- a CDS encoding O-methyltransferase translates to MRESDFRDLELKLRLDSDSAGVSRIDFEDGLVIYSALFTHLSGASGAKVLDLGSAMGYSTLWISKALEDSCSGECDVVAVELRGDRVKAAQEFFRDVKLEKVKVTFIEGNAVNVLEGVDDESIDAAFVDVHVSLYPRVAELMLRKLKRGGLVLFHNAIRPPPPAETFQQLSGAGWRYAVVPTLEGVLIARRP, encoded by the coding sequence TTGAGGGAGAGCGACTTCAGGGACCTGGAGCTGAAGCTCAGGCTGGACTCGGACTCAGCTGGCGTCAGCAGAATAGACTTTGAGGATGGCCTCGTAATCTACTCCGCCCTCTTCACCCACCTGAGCGGGGCCTCCGGAGCCAAGGTTCTTGACCTGGGCTCGGCCATGGGGTACTCAACGCTCTGGATATCTAAGGCCCTTGAGGACTCCTGCTCGGGCGAGTGCGACGTCGTCGCCGTTGAGCTCAGGGGCGACAGGGTCAAGGCTGCCCAGGAGTTCTTCAGGGACGTCAAGCTCGAGAAGGTTAAGGTGACGTTTATCGAGGGCAACGCCGTCAACGTGCTTGAGGGAGTTGATGATGAGAGCATAGACGCGGCCTTCGTTGATGTTCACGTGAGCCTCTACCCCAGGGTCGCCGAGCTCATGCTCAGGAAGCTCAAGAGGGGAGGCCTAGTCCTGTTCCACAACGCCATAAGGCCCCCGCCCCCGGCTGAGACCTTCCAGCAGCTCAGCGGCGCGGGCTGGAGGTACGCTGTGGTGCCCACGCTTGAGGGCGTCCTGATAGCGAGGAGGCCCTAG
- a CDS encoding winged helix-turn-helix domain-containing protein, translating to MPERGLGFRDKDHLLWWLFIGSRGGEMRLRIVELLAKGPANANQIAEALGVNYRTVRHHLELLVESGLVITEGPRYGQLYYLSKDMLESLGRVKGMVKEGSLRWR from the coding sequence ATGCCTGAGAGGGGCCTCGGCTTTCGAGACAAAGACCACCTGCTCTGGTGGCTCTTCATCGGCTCGAGGGGAGGGGAGATGAGGCTGAGGATCGTGGAGCTGCTCGCCAAGGGGCCGGCCAACGCGAACCAGATAGCCGAGGCCCTGGGTGTCAACTACAGGACGGTCAGGCACCACCTGGAGCTCCTTGTGGAGTCCGGCCTGGTGATTACAGAGGGCCCCAGGTACGGGCAGCTCTACTACCTGTCAAAGGACATGCTTGAGTCCCTGGGGAGGGTGAAGGGGATGGTCAAGGAGGGGAGTCTCAGGTGGCGCTGA
- a CDS encoding DUF4350 domain-containing protein, with protein MKLRAPLGYIALGLALAVAVGLAIGASWGHQPGSSLARVVNLVPIPQPGDLLNGRATVAIVVDPELRPTAGEASSLREFLYMGGRLIVIGSGAGVNELLRSLNSNITVAEGVVVNPTINAGTPLAPLATFRNFTIALFNASPLELGPGAEPLIEVPPNSRILVNGTLEGNGSYVVAAYQQVGAGKLIVISDPYIASGGLLSQADNSNALKLLINSTDAYLVEFLWLSPPLQVFAQETLHFVRSLEGQALVALLLTAVVVLYHARPPTAEEVEDEVDALLRLHPDWDREKLIEIARERSLPDGQSDEG; from the coding sequence GTGAAGCTCAGGGCCCCGCTGGGCTACATAGCTCTCGGCCTCGCCCTGGCGGTAGCGGTGGGGTTAGCCATAGGGGCCTCGTGGGGGCACCAGCCTGGGTCTTCCCTGGCCCGCGTTGTTAACCTAGTTCCCATCCCCCAGCCAGGCGACCTCCTCAACGGCAGGGCCACCGTGGCAATAGTTGTGGACCCAGAGCTCAGGCCCACCGCAGGCGAGGCCTCTTCCCTCAGGGAGTTCCTCTACATGGGCGGGAGGCTCATAGTTATAGGCTCGGGCGCCGGCGTTAACGAGCTCCTCAGGTCCTTGAACTCCAACATAACTGTCGCGGAGGGCGTGGTGGTCAACCCGACAATTAACGCCGGCACCCCCCTGGCGCCGCTGGCGACCTTCAGGAACTTCACGATAGCGCTCTTCAACGCCTCCCCCCTTGAGCTTGGCCCTGGCGCCGAGCCGCTCATAGAGGTGCCCCCTAACTCAAGGATCCTCGTCAACGGCACGCTGGAGGGTAATGGGTCATATGTGGTCGCAGCCTATCAGCAGGTTGGAGCAGGGAAGCTAATAGTGATCTCTGACCCCTACATAGCCTCCGGCGGGCTCCTCTCCCAGGCAGACAACTCAAACGCCTTGAAGCTACTTATTAACAGCACAGACGCCTACCTGGTTGAGTTCCTCTGGCTGAGCCCCCCGCTGCAGGTGTTCGCCCAGGAAACCCTCCACTTCGTCCGCTCGCTGGAGGGCCAGGCCCTCGTGGCCCTGCTCCTCACGGCCGTCGTTGTCCTTTACCACGCCAGGCCACCGACGGCTGAAGAAGTAGAGGACGAGGTTGATGCTCTTCTAAGGCTGCACCCCGACTGGGACAGAGAGAAGCTTATAGAAATAGCTAGGGAGAGGTCACTCCCTGACGGCCAGAGTGATGAGGGTTAG
- a CDS encoding DUF4129 domain-containing protein produces MCLRQAVALALALALVGGIIVASVSYYSWERSRVVQSFNHVKLPQFQYYIAPLAVISEGFINNLSSASTPSQVESTVNAAYREFATIPQLKPLLDQIEEALNLTRKGGGYYLMSQSYYSKGNYTLAAYYANLSLQYLARANATIYSLMSYIYAEQAELGPQAYQDAMKLVNRALGVTGLFTGEDYLELKIIQLSVARKVNGLVTVDLRAPAHYKLGQKFYVNGTVLVNGSSPLGNALVEVGVGDLNVLAVSNSSGYFSVGLQAVFNASGMECVHAKVIPTGSLIINRSLTSYVCGQLSFVPTRLNVSVRPPVVMPGHVISIYIRYSNASCSPAYTVTLGSLSYGGVINNGTATVNLTVPLGLSGYNNVSVTTSQYGSCAPSSASAEVYIYRPPDRPGKLSAWALSPGVLVVSGASPVPSRLSISFGDNEVNGLTSRGSFILILPLLQPQLAFSVNVTMYPVNATFSPYSQSVRAASVPTEVPVAAAVALLYALRRRRTAPSPLMPRKLASVGALNDAWDLLVRMGRKFRVPVLPSTTIRELSGAIASRRVELADRLSSLADLMERVAYGGLRDEAAINNIKKLVDELRRSEGM; encoded by the coding sequence TTGTGCCTTAGGCAGGCCGTGGCACTCGCCCTCGCCCTGGCGCTGGTTGGAGGCATAATAGTGGCGTCAGTCAGCTACTACTCATGGGAGAGGTCAAGGGTCGTCCAGAGCTTTAACCATGTTAAGCTGCCCCAGTTTCAATATTACATTGCTCCTCTTGCCGTCATCTCTGAAGGGTTCATAAACAACCTCTCCTCGGCGTCAACACCGTCACAGGTGGAGTCAACGGTCAATGCCGCCTACAGGGAGTTCGCCACAATTCCCCAGCTTAAGCCCCTGTTAGACCAGATCGAGGAGGCCCTCAACCTTACCAGAAAGGGAGGGGGATACTACCTTATGTCACAAAGCTACTACAGCAAAGGCAACTACACGCTCGCCGCGTACTATGCTAACCTGTCCCTCCAGTACCTGGCCAGGGCAAACGCCACCATCTACTCGCTTATGTCGTATATCTACGCGGAGCAGGCCGAGCTGGGTCCCCAGGCCTACCAGGACGCTATGAAGCTGGTCAACAGGGCTTTAGGGGTGACGGGCCTCTTCACGGGGGAGGATTACCTTGAGCTTAAGATTATACAGCTGTCCGTGGCCAGAAAGGTAAACGGCCTCGTGACAGTAGACCTGCGGGCCCCCGCTCACTATAAGCTTGGCCAGAAGTTCTATGTAAATGGCACTGTGCTGGTGAACGGGTCCTCACCGCTCGGCAACGCACTTGTTGAGGTGGGCGTCGGCGACCTCAACGTGTTAGCTGTTTCCAACTCGTCAGGCTACTTCAGCGTAGGGCTGCAGGCGGTCTTCAACGCGTCGGGCATGGAGTGCGTTCACGCCAAGGTAATCCCGACCGGGTCATTAATAATAAACAGGAGCCTGACGTCATATGTGTGTGGGCAGCTGAGCTTCGTCCCGACACGCCTTAACGTCTCCGTGAGGCCGCCCGTAGTGATGCCAGGTCACGTCATTTCAATTTACATAAGGTATTCTAACGCCTCGTGCAGCCCAGCTTACACTGTTACCCTGGGCAGCCTTAGCTATGGAGGCGTCATAAACAATGGCACAGCGACGGTCAACCTAACCGTGCCCCTGGGGCTTTCCGGGTACAATAATGTGAGCGTAACGACCTCTCAATACGGCAGCTGCGCCCCCTCGTCGGCTTCAGCCGAGGTCTACATATATAGGCCTCCAGACAGGCCAGGCAAGCTAAGCGCCTGGGCCCTCTCGCCCGGCGTGCTGGTGGTCTCTGGCGCATCACCGGTGCCGTCAAGGCTTAGCATAAGCTTCGGTGACAATGAGGTTAACGGCCTGACTTCCAGGGGGTCTTTTATTTTAATACTTCCGCTACTCCAGCCCCAGCTGGCCTTCTCGGTTAACGTAACTATGTACCCGGTCAATGCGACCTTCTCGCCTTACTCTCAAAGTGTAAGGGCCGCGTCGGTGCCCACCGAGGTGCCCGTGGCGGCCGCGGTGGCCCTGCTTTACGCGCTGCGCAGGCGTCGTACAGCTCCATCGCCGCTTATGCCAAGGAAGTTAGCGTCCGTCGGCGCGCTTAACGATGCCTGGGACCTGCTGGTTAGGATGGGCCGCAAGTTCAGGGTTCCGGTGCTGCCTTCAACTACCATTAGAGAGCTGAGCGGAGCCATAGCGTCAAGGAGGGTGGAGCTGGCGGACAGGCTTTCGTCGCTTGCCGACCTCATGGAGAGGGTTGCCTACGGCGGGCTGAGGGATGAGGCCGCCATCAACAACATAAAGAAACTTGTCGACGAGCTGAGGAGGTCCGAGGGGATGTGA
- a CDS encoding DUF1616 domain-containing protein — MSEEAIRRAIKEGGGSLYVWEIASSMGYGEEVARALWSMRESGEIDVRGEGRGFAAYMLSPASWWAWLALLGVALGVVAALLVPHSPVQLEFIKVAMGAPSLFYIPGLALVRALYPEWKWKGFDEAALAIAMSLSLLPIIGITLVTIGVDLTVNTTLISVDGLSVALILVAAARRASYEEALRRS; from the coding sequence TTGAGCGAGGAAGCCATAAGGAGGGCCATCAAGGAAGGGGGAGGCTCGCTTTACGTCTGGGAGATAGCGAGCTCCATGGGCTACGGCGAGGAGGTCGCCAGGGCCCTGTGGTCCATGAGGGAGTCAGGCGAAATAGACGTCAGGGGCGAGGGCAGGGGCTTCGCAGCTTACATGCTGAGCCCCGCCTCGTGGTGGGCCTGGCTGGCCCTCCTGGGGGTAGCCCTTGGCGTTGTAGCGGCCCTCCTCGTGCCCCACTCGCCAGTGCAGCTCGAGTTCATAAAGGTCGCCATGGGCGCGCCGTCCCTCTTCTACATACCCGGCCTGGCCCTCGTGAGGGCCCTGTACCCCGAGTGGAAGTGGAAGGGGTTCGACGAGGCGGCCCTGGCCATAGCAATGAGCCTGTCCCTGCTGCCCATCATAGGAATAACGCTGGTCACCATAGGCGTGGACCTGACCGTCAACACTACCCTAATTTCCGTGGACGGCCTCTCCGTGGCGCTAATCCTAGTTGCAGCGGCCAGGAGGGCCAGCTACGAGGAGGCCCTGAGGAGGAGCTGA